The genomic stretch gtgtatctagcaaggtaaaagagtgtatctagcaagataAATGAGTGTATATAGtaatttaaagaagtgtatctaacttgtaagagatgtgtatctagcaaaggtaaatgagtgtatctagcaaagATAAATGAATGTATCTAGCTtgctagagatgtgtatctagcaaggtaaagaagtgtatctagcaagataAATGAATGTGTCTAGcaatttaaagaagtgtatctaacttgttagagatgtgtatctagctagGTAAAGACATATATTTAACAATCTAAAGAAATGTATCTATCAAGATAAAGGattgtatctagcaaggtaaatgagtgtatctagccaGGTAAAGACATTTATCTAACAATCTAAACAATTGTATCTAGCTTGTCAgagatatgtatctagcaagATAAATAAGTGTAGCTAGCCaagtaaagaagtgtatctagtaaggtaaagtTGTAAATAAATacaactactccctccattcaactccactttacatgtattccatttccgtccattcaactccactttacaggtttctttatttggctaaaaaaatgacaattctatccttattaaaaatatttatttacaaaaaatgccaCCCAAACCCCACACTAACCCaccataaaaccccacctttatgtttttttaatatttttaacctcttctttctctttccccATGTACTTTTAATACTTTTTTTAATCCGCTCCTTAATATCCATGTAAAAACCAaagttgtaaagtggagttgaatggagggagtatataattttATCATAAAATTGGATTAGGCGGCTTCACGAACAGATATTTGGGAGAAACGTACTAAGTAGCCTTTTATAGTCAAGCTCGACAACTATATTTTGGCACTATTAATATATGAAGTAAATTAATGAAATCGTTCAGACAAAACTACTCCAAAAAATCATGCACTTACGAAAAAACTGAATTACGTTAGCAAAGATCACTATGATTTGGCCTATTATTACAGCCAAACGATATATTTTGTCATCCTTGACCAAATTGTATGAGATTTGTACAAAATGGTCCTGGGATCCCAGTTTCATTCCTAGTCCATGTCTACTCGTTTAACATTATTCGATACGCGTGTATATTCAAATGTTCGATTCGACTATTTTAAATCTACATATTTTGCTTAAAAACAAAGTTTTCTAGCGTAATACCACTAATACTAACACATGAGTTCGAGTGTCCGAAACTGGTACACGAGGGAGTAAGAAAAGTGGGAGTAACATAGGGAAAGGCTGCCATCCACATTTTTGGTACGTTATAGTACTACGTTGCAAAAATTCAAAACTCTTGAACTGACTCGGGAGTAAATGTCGGACCCAATTGAAACTCCGTGAGTTGAATACTTGAACAATTGTACATGGATGATGTTCATTGCATTTGTTGTAGCACTTTGCTGCCCTTGAACCCAATCTTGTTCTCTCTTCGTATGGTCCTCTACAAATTTTATTAATAGTTCATTTAAATTAATTATCCCAGATACATTTCATTAATACCCCCACATACACAAATCAGTTTGTGTATCCGAAAGATTAACAAAGTGTATCAGGGGTAATCATTGGTTTACTGACCACCCAACCGTACCTACTAATGCCCACCAAGGCCCACCACGCCACCACCAACAATCACTGTCAACAAAGTGTGTCATGTCTCCTGACGACACTGAGATAATTGTTCAGGAAATACTTGCTGACAAATGGATAATGCGGATGATGGAAGATGGCATATTGCCAAAGATTTTCGTAGCAGACGAACACCGAGCCATAATCTTGAACTTTGTGATCGCTGGGAGAGACAGTACAACAGCAACACTGTCATGGTTTATATACATGCTTCGAAAATAACCACAAGTGAAGGAAAAGGTGGCCGAACAGGTTAGAAACGTCACAAGCACAGAATGTGATGGTAACTGATAAGTCAGTAGAATTTTCTGCCAGATTGAGAGAACAATCGCTTGAAAGGTTGCATTATCTATATGCTGCTTTGAGCCTTTGATAGAGCATCCCGACTTTACCCTGCTCTTCAAGTGGTAAATCCTCCGTTCATCACAGCAACCAACGACCACCCCAGATTCGTAACTTTTGAAAAATAGGCGAGTGCTAATGCCACAGGGACAAACTTTTGAAAAATAGGCGAGTGCTAATGCCACGGGGCTATTAGCTTGGTCCACGAGTCATctaaggtgcgtgtatcacctcTGAGAGGATGAGCATAGGACTCATGAACAAGCTAATAATCCAGCAGATTTATATCCATCCAAGAAATATTACCTCCGCTGCTCCAACTGAGCATCTGGTTAGCACTCATAGTGATCCCCCAGGATGTGAGGAAATTCGCCAATGTCGCTACACTTCCTGCTAGACCTTTTGCTAGACCTTTTATACTCACTGGGAGAATCTGGCCGAAAGCAAACAAATCGAAAATTCAGAGAATATTGCAGTAGATTTCAGCACTAGGAAACTCAGCAACTCACATCAGATAAACTTCAGTAAATATACACAAGTGCATTGACATACCTCAGACATAATAAGCTATGGCATTGGTCCAACTCCTAAAGAAAAGGAAACTACCATGTCTGCCAATGACAGTGAACAAGTCTTAGAATCGCACTAGTTATCGATTTCACCCAGATACACTCATTCAGATTTTACGTCCTTTTAAACAAGGATACCCGTCAATAAATACATAAGAGAGTAATCTATGAATTTAGTTGTTTAGCATCGAAGAAATGGGCTTAACAGCTATTTTCTAGAGTGAAGATGAAGTTTGTTTCTAAGCATTTGAATTCATTGCTTTTTCTTTTTCGTTATAATTTTGAGAACGTTGTTGTTTAATGGATTTTTGCTCTCTTGTGGAAAACTAGCCCCTTTTCTGAGagcattttttcttctttttttccgcCATAATATCATGTTTTAGTTTTTCTGATGTCTATATACGCTTTCTTTGTtcaaattatttgtttacctttagaTTATCTTCTAActtaaaaagtgtatctagctagctaaaggtatgtatgtagtaatttaaaggagtgtatctagctagctaacgGTATGTAGCTAttaacttaaagaagtgtatctatccaactaaaggtatgtatctagtaatttaaatgagtgtatctaggcgccagagatgtgtatctagcaccGTAACGGACTGTATGTAGCAGCTTAGCGGAGTGTATTTGGGGtgctagagatgtgtatctaacaacTTAATCCTGTTATGTCTACGTCATCTTTTTAATCTCAATTACGTCTTTTATATGAAAGGTTACGTCTTTTATATGAAAGTCATTGTCCGAACAACGTTTCTTTACCAATAATGAGAAAAAAAGAGTGTAATTTTAATACCAGCTCCAATGCCTTAAGCCGTTGTCGACACTCGACCACGACGGCTTTCAAGTAATACGAAAGGAGTTATGCGTATTTACTCTCCTACTGATGGTGCTCAGTATTTATGTGCAACTGGCAAGGCTGCAAAATACTATAAGATTTGCAAAGAACTAACCTGGACGACCAAACCATTACCAAGCTTGACCTGGGTGACAAACTTGCGATCAGTAGAACTTGCGGCTACAGTAAGAAGCCAAGGTGCAAAATTTTCGACAG from Silene latifolia isolate original U9 population chromosome 2, ASM4854445v1, whole genome shotgun sequence encodes the following:
- the LOC141642979 gene encoding sugar transporter ERD6-like 4 codes for the protein MSEILPVSIKGLAKGLAGSVATLANFLTSWGITMSANQMLSWSSGAITKFKIMARCSSATKIFGNMPSSIIRIIHLSASIS